The following proteins come from a genomic window of Betaproteobacteria bacterium:
- a CDS encoding MBL fold metallo-hydrolase: protein MIFRQLFDPQSSTYTYLLADERSRHALLIDPVFEQARRDTALVEELGLKLEWTIETHVHADHVSGAWLLRERLGSRIAMSADSGAEGADRMLRHGDRVEFGKRWLEVRATPGHTDGCVTYVVDDQKAALTGDAILIRGCGRTDFQHGSPATLYRSVHEQIFSLPDECLLYPAHDYRGLTVTSVDEEKLYNPRLGGQILKDDFIGYMNHLGLAHPKQMDIAVPANLRCGRPQEEAPATAQDWAPLTYTFAGIWEVQPQWLEEHARQVQILDVREPNEFNSSLGHVRGALLIPLGALTERAQELSKARPIVTVCRSGARSAQATVLLGKVGFTQVANLSGGMLRWRAQRFPVEGGND from the coding sequence ATGATCTTCCGGCAACTGTTCGATCCCCAGTCTTCGACCTACACCTATCTCCTTGCCGACGAGCGCTCCCGGCACGCCCTGCTGATCGATCCGGTGTTCGAGCAGGCGCGCCGCGACACTGCGCTGGTCGAGGAGCTCGGCCTGAAGCTCGAGTGGACGATTGAAACGCATGTCCACGCCGATCACGTCAGCGGCGCCTGGCTGCTGCGCGAGCGTCTCGGCAGCCGCATCGCAATGTCCGCCGACAGCGGCGCCGAGGGAGCGGACCGGATGCTGCGCCACGGCGACCGGGTCGAGTTCGGCAAGCGCTGGCTGGAGGTGCGCGCGACGCCGGGCCACACCGACGGCTGCGTGACCTACGTCGTGGACGACCAGAAGGCAGCGCTCACCGGCGATGCGATTCTCATCCGCGGCTGCGGGCGCACCGACTTCCAGCATGGCAGTCCGGCCACGCTTTATCGCTCGGTGCACGAGCAGATCTTCAGCCTGCCGGACGAGTGCCTGCTCTACCCCGCGCACGACTATCGCGGCCTCACGGTCACCAGCGTCGACGAGGAAAAGCTCTACAACCCGCGCCTCGGCGGCCAGATCCTGAAGGACGATTTCATCGGCTACATGAACCACCTGGGGCTCGCGCACCCGAAGCAGATGGACATCGCGGTGCCGGCCAACCTGCGCTGCGGCCGGCCGCAGGAAGAAGCTCCGGCAACCGCCCAGGATTGGGCCCCGCTCACCTATACCTTTGCCGGCATCTGGGAAGTGCAGCCGCAGTGGCTGGAAGAGCATGCGCGCCAGGTGCAGATTCTCGACGTGCGCGAGCCGAACGAGTTCAACAGCTCGCTCGGGCACGTGCGAGGCGCCCTCCTGATTCCGCTCGGCGCGCTCACCGAACGTGCGCAGGAGCTATCGAAGGCGCGACCGATCGTCACCGTATGCCGTTCGGGTGCGCGCTCCGCGCAAGCGACAGTGCTGCTCGGCAAGGTGGGTTTCACCCAAGTCGCGAATCTTTCCGGCGGGATGCTGCGCTGGCGCGCGCAACGGTTCCCCGTCGAGGGCGGAAACGACTGA
- a CDS encoding VOC family protein — MSEATLAFDHVHLVAKDPKATAQWYVDKLGGSVWKSAEVRGAPQVYVSIAGALVIVRGERSGESIQSKPGLEWGVDHFGLRVSGDFDAFCEGLRRKSVAFDVEPRDFNPTTRIAFIAAPDGVSIELLNRKEAP; from the coding sequence ATGTCCGAAGCCACGCTCGCCTTCGATCACGTTCACCTCGTTGCCAAGGATCCGAAAGCCACCGCGCAGTGGTACGTGGACAAGCTCGGCGGCTCGGTCTGGAAGAGCGCCGAAGTCCGTGGCGCACCCCAGGTCTATGTCTCCATCGCCGGCGCTCTGGTGATCGTGCGCGGCGAGCGCAGCGGCGAATCGATCCAGTCCAAGCCCGGGTTGGAATGGGGCGTGGATCATTTCGGCCTGCGGGTGAGCGGCGATTTCGACGCATTCTGCGAGGGACTGCGGCGCAAGAGCGTGGCGTTCGACGTCGAGCCGAGGGATTTCAATCCCACCACGCGCATCGCCTTCATCGCTGCGCCCGATGGCGTCAGCATCGAGCTGCTGAACCGCAAGGAAGCGCCGTAG